Proteins from a genomic interval of Ralstonia wenshanensis:
- a CDS encoding ABC transporter ATP-binding protein: MKTDDVIVSFRGVRKTYDGETLVVKHLDLDIYQGEFLTLLGPSGSGKTTCLMMLAGFEFPTGGEIRLEGALLNNVPPHKRNIGMVFQNYALFPHLTVAQNVEYPLTVRKIPASERADRVHKALQMVRMEGFAKRYPAQLSGGQQQRIALARALVFEPKLVLMDEPLGALDKQLREHMQYELKSLHEKLGVTFVYVTHDQGEALTMSDRVAVFDKGIVQQLDTVDSLYERPCNEFVANFIGDSNTLRGTVTRVDGDYCELQLNDGARIMGRNIAGANVGATATGCIRPERMRLAEGASAAGNAITGQTRGLVYFGDHVRMRCALPDQPECFVKVPLGTRALEGFAPGAPIQLEFAPEHLRVFA; encoded by the coding sequence ATGAAGACCGACGACGTGATCGTCAGCTTTCGCGGTGTACGCAAGACGTATGACGGCGAGACCCTCGTGGTCAAGCATCTGGACCTGGACATCTACCAGGGCGAATTCCTGACCCTGCTGGGCCCCTCCGGGTCGGGCAAGACCACGTGCCTGATGATGCTGGCCGGGTTCGAATTCCCGACCGGCGGTGAGATCCGCCTGGAAGGCGCGCTGCTCAACAACGTGCCGCCGCACAAGCGCAACATCGGCATGGTGTTCCAGAACTACGCGCTGTTTCCGCACCTGACGGTGGCGCAGAACGTGGAATACCCGCTGACGGTGCGCAAGATTCCCGCCAGCGAGCGTGCAGACCGCGTGCACAAGGCCCTGCAGATGGTCCGCATGGAAGGCTTTGCCAAGCGCTACCCCGCGCAGCTCTCGGGCGGCCAGCAGCAGCGTATTGCGCTGGCCCGCGCGCTGGTGTTCGAGCCCAAGCTCGTGCTGATGGACGAACCCCTGGGCGCGCTCGACAAGCAACTGCGTGAGCACATGCAGTACGAGCTGAAGTCGCTGCACGAAAAGCTGGGCGTGACCTTCGTCTACGTGACGCACGATCAGGGCGAGGCGCTCACCATGTCCGACCGCGTCGCTGTGTTCGACAAGGGCATCGTGCAGCAGCTCGACACCGTGGACAGCCTCTACGAACGCCCCTGCAACGAGTTCGTCGCCAACTTCATCGGCGACAGCAACACGCTGCGCGGCACCGTCACCCGCGTCGACGGCGACTACTGCGAACTGCAGCTCAACGACGGCGCCCGCATCATGGGCCGCAACATCGCCGGCGCCAACGTGGGTGCCACCGCCACCGGCTGCATCCGCCCCGAGCGCATGCGCCTGGCCGAGGGTGCCTCCGCTGCCGGCAATGCGATCACCGGACAGACCCGCGGCCTCGTCTACTTTGGCGACCACGTGCGCATGCGCTGTGCCCTGCCCGATCAACCCGAATGTTTCGTGAAGGTGCCGCTGGGCACGCGCGCGCTCGAAGGCTTCGCACCCGGCGCACCGATCCAGCTTGAGTTCGCACCCGAACACCTGCGCGTTTTTGCATGA
- a CDS encoding ABC transporter substrate-binding protein has product MKHITKTRLSVLAGAFAIAFGAHAAEITVVNFGGANGDAQKAAFNKPFEAQTGNKVTVVEYNGEQAKIKAMVEAKHVNWDVVEVESGDIGRGCDEGLFEKLDWSKIAKKTDLIPESPSTCGVGFFVWSTAMAYNADKLKTAPTGWADFWDVKKFPGKRGMRKGARGNLEFALMADGVPVKDVYKVLATKDGQNRAFKKLDQLKPNIQWWEAGAQPPQFLVAGDVVMSTAFNGRIDAAQREGKNLKVVWNGSIYDLDYWAIPKGTPNKALAEQYIAYTLSQKPQQEYAKHIAYGPANVAAIKALDAKTQANMPNSPENAKNAVLQNLQFWTDHGDELEQRFASWASK; this is encoded by the coding sequence ATGAAACACATCACAAAGACGCGTCTGTCCGTGCTTGCCGGTGCGTTCGCCATTGCATTCGGCGCGCACGCAGCGGAAATCACCGTCGTCAACTTCGGCGGCGCCAATGGCGACGCGCAGAAGGCGGCCTTCAACAAGCCGTTCGAGGCACAGACCGGCAACAAGGTCACCGTGGTCGAGTACAACGGCGAGCAGGCCAAGATCAAGGCCATGGTCGAAGCCAAGCACGTCAACTGGGACGTGGTGGAAGTGGAATCGGGTGACATCGGCCGCGGCTGCGATGAAGGCCTGTTCGAGAAGCTCGACTGGAGCAAGATCGCCAAGAAGACCGATCTGATCCCCGAGTCGCCGAGCACCTGCGGCGTGGGCTTCTTCGTGTGGTCGACCGCGATGGCGTACAACGCCGACAAGCTCAAGACCGCCCCGACCGGCTGGGCCGATTTCTGGGACGTGAAGAAATTCCCGGGCAAGCGCGGCATGCGCAAGGGTGCGCGCGGCAACCTGGAGTTCGCGCTGATGGCCGACGGCGTGCCCGTCAAGGACGTGTACAAGGTGCTGGCCACCAAGGACGGCCAGAACCGCGCGTTCAAGAAGCTCGATCAGCTCAAGCCGAACATCCAGTGGTGGGAAGCCGGCGCGCAGCCGCCGCAATTCCTGGTGGCGGGTGACGTGGTGATGTCCACCGCCTTCAACGGCCGCATCGACGCAGCCCAGCGCGAAGGCAAGAACCTGAAGGTGGTCTGGAACGGCAGCATCTACGACCTGGACTACTGGGCCATCCCCAAGGGCACGCCCAACAAGGCGCTGGCCGAGCAGTACATCGCCTACACGCTGTCGCAGAAGCCGCAGCAGGAATACGCCAAGCACATCGCGTACGGCCCGGCCAACGTGGCGGCCATCAAGGCGCTCGACGCCAAGACGCAGGCGAACATGCCGAACTCGCCGGAGAACGCCAAGAACGCCGTGCTGCAGAACCTGCAGTTCTGGACCGACCACGGCGACGAGCTGGAACAGCGCTTCGCCTCGTGGGCATCGAAGTAA